Proteins encoded by one window of Planctomycetia bacterium:
- a CDS encoding thermonuclease family protein, with translation MLEILIQLVLVTLISPDEMTCKVVGITDGDTIVVLDSEKQQHKIRLEGIDAPEKSQPFGSKSKDALSTLIMGKDVTIRWSKKDRYGRILGDVFVGELHVNLELVKCGMAWHFKEYSSSKSLSNAEAEARNSKSGLWALNNPISPWQFRKDRNIPNENASVKKPTSPNGWSRTSIALVCLLLVATFIGIRLKAKSLFGRIS, from the coding sequence GTGCTAGAAATATTAATTCAACTTGTCCTGGTCACGCTTATTTCTCCCGATGAGATGACATGCAAAGTTGTTGGAATTACTGATGGAGACACGATAGTAGTGTTGGATTCTGAAAAACAACAACATAAGATTCGGCTCGAAGGCATTGATGCTCCAGAAAAGAGCCAGCCATTCGGCTCAAAGAGTAAGGATGCGTTAAGTACATTGATAATGGGAAAGGATGTAACGATTCGTTGGTCGAAAAAGGATCGTTATGGACGCATACTAGGAGACGTTTTTGTTGGTGAATTACACGTTAACCTAGAGTTAGTTAAGTGCGGCATGGCCTGGCACTTCAAGGAATATTCGAGCTCAAAATCGTTGTCAAATGCTGAAGCTGAAGCCAGAAATTCAAAAAGTGGTTTATGGGCATTAAATAATCCAATCTCGCCTTGGCAGTTTCGGAAAGACCGTAACATACCGAATGAAAATGCTTCAGTTAAAAAACCTACTAGTCCAAATGGATGGAGCAGAACATCTATAGCATTGGTTTGCCTACTCCTTGTCGCCACTTTCATAGGTATTCGTCTGAAAGCAAAAAGTTTATTCGGCAGAATTAGCTAA